A genomic stretch from Xiphophorus maculatus strain JP 163 A chromosome 14, X_maculatus-5.0-male, whole genome shotgun sequence includes:
- the LOC102223500 gene encoding lecithin retinol acyltransferase-like: MFPLRLLALIFVSSATVDPSPEEEKEKQDDDEEKSRYDLVFMRGDLLEVPRTLFTHFGIYLGGGRVAHFIPDIMPVVSTNQFRLKQMVSNTRLILGVLAKVGSVRVDSVEDFAYGAEIILNPMDKMCSCAALQGEEAARRAEKLLGDVAYSLLWYNCEHFVMYCRYGTVMSFQTFQFCKTVRKLLLSRGVAKVTAVLAACLLVYLRVMNTWSVLLAVLLPFLLWMAS, from the exons ATGTTTCCGCTGCGGCTCCTCGCTTTGATCTTCGTCTCCTCGGCAACAGTTGACCCTTCAcctgaggaggagaaggagaagcaggatgatgatgaggagaaGAGCAGGTATGACCTGGTGTTCATGAGGGGAGACCTGCTGGAAGTTCCCCGGACTCTCTTCACTCATTTTGGGATTTACCTGGGAGGAGGCAG AGTGGCTCATTTCATCCCCGACATCATGCCCGTCGTCTCCACTAACCAGTTTCGGCTCAAACAGATGGTCAGCAACACCAGACTCATACTGGGAGTACTGGCTAAG GTTGGCAGCGTGAGGGTGGACTCAGTGGAGGACTTCGCCTACGGAGCCGAGATAATCCTCAACCCCATGGACAAG ATGTGCAGCTGTGCAGCGCTGCAGGGGGAGGAGGCGGCCCGGCGGGCCGAGAAGCTGCTGGGAGACGTGGCCTACAGCCTCCTGTGGTACAACTGCGAACACTTCGTCATGTACTGCCGATACGGCACCGTCATGAGCTTCCAGACCTTCCAG TTCTGTAAGACGGTGAGGAAGCTGTTGCTGAGTCGAGGCGTTGCCAAGGTTACGGCAGTGCTGGCTGCTTGTCTGCTGGTCTACCTGCGGGTTATGAACACCTGGTCGGTCCTGCTGGCGGTTCTGCTGCCCTTCCTCCTCTGGATGGCCTCCTGA
- the rbm46 gene encoding probable RNA-binding protein 46, translated as MPQHRGDGDRSSDEDLDGDSGDVDLPANRDDFRVSCAKEMALLALMEKTGYNMVQENGQRKYGGPPPGWEGPAPPRGCEVFVGKIPRDMFEDELVPLFEKAGKIYEFRLMMEFSGENRGYAFVMYTNREAAQRAIQMLDNCEVRPGKFIGVCVSLDNCRLFIGSIPKDKKKEEIMEEMKKVTDGVVDVIVYPSSMDKSRNRGFAFVEYESHKAAAMARRTLIPGTFQLWGHSIQVDWAEPEKDVDEEVMQRVRVLYVRNLMMDTTEETLHREFSSFKPGSVERVKKLTDYAFIHYRSRSDAIAALTLMNGAQIDGATVEVTLAKPAGIKDGSAAGRRYNTRGYLGNTAAGGIGDGHCSLRATPLQTRLGNPYYNGGEDPERFMFPLLPCTPLTPISLLALKQSQIGSAVSLLEYHCHKNCWSPPEYHLYSTPGQDGKLLLIYKVVLPSTRATYIPDKLCVLLDDAKELAAQTTLWNLDSSILTGASFDSPSSLSPPLAMSPSDCSPSLLSCGGRTFTPCLPAPPPPPPSPFPISPLPSLSAFSPAASQAQRLYFNSQSPFY; from the exons ATGCCACAGCACAGAGGCG ACGGGGACAGGTCATCCGACGAGGACCTGGACGGGGACTCCGGGGACGTGGACCTGCCGGCGAACAGAGATGACTTCAGGGTGTCGTGTGCAAAGGAGATGGCTCTgctggctctgatggagaagaCGGGATACAACATGGTGCAGGAGAACGGCCAGAGGAAGTACGGCGGCCCGCCGCCAG GTTGGGAGGGGCCGGCGCCGCCGCGGGGCTGCGAGGTCTTCGTGGGGAAGATCCCCAGAGACATGTTCGAGGACGAGCTGGTGCCGCTGTTCGAGAAGGCCGGCAAGATCTACGAGTTCCGCCTCATGATGGAGTTCAGCGGAGAGAACCGCGGCTACGCCTTCGTCATGTACACCAACAG agaAGCGGCTCAGCGGGCCATCCAGATGCTGGACAACTGTGAGGTCCGACCCGGGAAGTTCATCGGCGTCTGCGTGAGTCTGGACAACTGCCGCCTCTTCATCGGCTCCATCCCCAAAGacaagaagaaggaggagatcATGGAGGAGATGAAGAAG GTGACGGACGGCGTGGTGGACGTCATCGTCTACCCCAGCTCTATGGATAAGAGCCGCAACCGAGGCTTCGCCTTCGTGGAGTACGAGTCCCACAAGGCGGCTGCCATGGCCCGCAGGACGCTCATACCCG GAACCTTCCAGCTGTGGGGCCACTCCATCCAGGTGGACTGGGCGGAGCCGGAGAAGGATGTGGATGAGGAGGTGATGCAACGTGTTCGGGTCCTCTAC GTGCGTAACCTGATGATGGACACGACGGAGGAAACGCTCCACCGGGAGTTCTCCAGCTTCAAACCCGGCTCCGTGGAGCGCGTCAAGAAGCTCACCGACTACGCCTTCATCCACTACCGCAGCCGCAGCGACGCCATCGCCGCCCTCACCCTGATGAACGGCGCCCAGATCGACGGCGCCACCGTGGAGGTCACCCTGGCCAAGCCGGCCGGGATCAAGGACGGGAGCGCCGCCGGGCGGAGGTACAACACCAGGGGTTACCTGGGAAACACGGCCGCGGGGGGCATCGGCGACGGCCACTGCTCGCTCAGAGCCACGCCCCTGCAGACTCGCTTGGGAAACCCCTATTACAACGGAGGAG AGGACCCGGAGCGCTTCATGTTCCCCCTGCTGCCCTGCACCCCCCTGACGCCCATCAGTCTGCTCGCCCTGAAGCAGAGCCAGATCGGCTCGGCCGTCAGCCTGCTGGAGTACCACTGCCACAAGAACTGCTGGTCTCCACCCGAGTACCACCTGTACTCCACCCCAGGACAGGACGGGAAACTGCTGCTCATCTACAag gtggtGCTGCCGTCCACGCGAGCCACCTACATCCCTGATAAGCTGTGTGTGCTGCTGGACGACGCCAAGGAGCTGGCTGCCCAGACCACACTGTGGAACCTGG ATTCGTCCATCCTGACCGGAGCTTCCTTTGATTCTCCCAGCAGCCTCTCTCCGCCGCTCGCCATGTCGCCGTCCGACTGCAGCCCCAGCCTCCTGAGCTGCGGCGGCCGCACCTTCACGCCCTGCCTgcccgctcctcctcctccgccgccGTCACCCTTCCCCATCTCCCCCCTGCCCTCTCTCTCCGCCTTCTCCCCCGCTGCGTCCCAAGCCCAGCGGCTCTACTTCAACTCCCAGTCTCCGTTCTACTGA